From one Leptospira stimsonii genomic stretch:
- a CDS encoding LIC_10177 family protein, with the protein MNPLISSIPALKEAFEKLPQPYQNIDDDFVSRNKEAIESIKSHFADKGGVHVLDAGEGRKIICRVPNKTQVDETLEKARKEKQTDVAQRLTGQCCLYPSFDVVNDWAQDSPGIFIPISNKLIELTATTQEVTAKKL; encoded by the coding sequence ATGAATCCATTGATCAGTTCAATACCAGCTTTGAAAGAAGCTTTTGAAAAACTTCCACAGCCGTATCAAAATATCGACGACGATTTTGTTTCAAGAAACAAAGAGGCGATTGAATCCATTAAATCGCATTTTGCGGATAAAGGCGGCGTTCACGTTCTGGATGCAGGCGAGGGCAGAAAAATTATCTGCAGAGTTCCGAACAAAACTCAAGTAGACGAAACGCTTGAGAAAGCGAGAAAGGAAAAGCAAACAGATGTCGCACAACGTTTGACGGGTCAGTGTTGTCTATATCCTAGCTTCGACGTTGTAAACGATTGGGCTCAAGATTCTCCGGGAATTTTTATTCCCATCAGCAATAAACTGATCGAGCTGACTGCCACTACGCAAGAGGTAACTGCAAAAAAGCTGTAG
- a CDS encoding DUF2586 family protein has protein sequence MSTGDVTTYHQDGGINFNDVKPDRVGSKVGTAESGIANRVYVINNTPQAKDVFGRGVLVDSLEQFFEEFDEAKGQKPVPVLCVRPENDVAGLVATPVKTGDGEALIPTTAGTPTGSRVVVLKITKAGASGVAEYRKSVDGGDNFSAPLITPASGSPISLDAGVTATFTNASTPANTFKIGDTYTFTITGPSASNASRLTAIEALKREYGAYWIHVLGPATRAFAMSCNAILEEMEMEHHLPSFIILEARGKNQSETLSEYFQFIQDEFDPFASPKGRVMIAVGEGRYIKGGVNASGGYSAVKSVGDSIGEWRNFATMATAKIAAAPVNVSIGYVKDMRSLTFSEIRYWDEGYRNYMDLLHDMGLMVLKQYDDYEGIFIARDKIKAASSSDFKELPERRRADKMHRILYRESLQFLNMDTEADSGSGGLDYLKTYIDSKISAEMEAPGRKEISGHEIILDPDKTFNTDRILKAKCKMFVSNRTKAIEWETSFATPK, from the coding sequence ATGTCAACAGGCGATGTGACAACCTACCATCAAGATGGTGGGATCAACTTCAATGACGTTAAACCCGATCGTGTCGGTTCCAAGGTTGGAACGGCAGAAAGCGGGATAGCGAATAGAGTCTATGTTATTAATAACACACCACAGGCGAAAGACGTCTTCGGGCGCGGAGTTCTCGTTGATTCTTTAGAACAATTTTTTGAAGAATTTGACGAGGCTAAAGGACAGAAGCCAGTCCCAGTTCTTTGCGTTCGCCCTGAGAATGACGTTGCAGGATTGGTCGCAACACCTGTAAAAACAGGCGATGGAGAAGCGCTTATCCCAACGACCGCAGGCACGCCAACCGGTTCGAGAGTTGTCGTACTGAAGATTACGAAGGCTGGCGCTTCGGGAGTTGCTGAGTACCGTAAGTCCGTCGATGGCGGCGATAACTTTTCAGCTCCTCTCATTACACCGGCAAGTGGATCTCCGATTTCCTTAGATGCGGGAGTTACCGCGACTTTTACGAATGCTTCGACTCCGGCGAATACTTTTAAAATTGGTGATACATATACTTTTACCATCACCGGTCCAAGTGCGTCTAACGCGTCTCGTCTAACAGCGATTGAAGCGCTCAAACGCGAATACGGCGCTTATTGGATTCACGTACTGGGTCCTGCGACGAGAGCTTTTGCTATGTCCTGCAACGCGATTCTCGAAGAAATGGAAATGGAACACCATCTTCCTTCGTTTATCATTTTGGAAGCAAGAGGAAAGAATCAAAGTGAAACGCTTTCAGAATACTTTCAGTTTATTCAGGATGAGTTTGATCCGTTCGCTTCTCCAAAAGGACGAGTGATGATTGCAGTTGGTGAGGGACGTTATATCAAAGGTGGCGTCAACGCATCCGGTGGTTATTCTGCCGTGAAATCAGTCGGAGATTCCATCGGTGAATGGAGAAACTTCGCGACTATGGCGACGGCGAAGATTGCGGCGGCGCCCGTAAACGTTTCCATTGGATACGTGAAAGATATGCGATCTCTCACCTTTTCTGAGATTCGTTATTGGGATGAAGGATACAGAAACTACATGGATCTTCTTCACGACATGGGATTGATGGTTCTAAAGCAGTACGACGACTACGAAGGAATCTTTATCGCAAGAGATAAGATTAAGGCGGCGAGCTCCTCGGACTTCAAAGAACTTCCCGAAAGAAGACGAGCCGATAAGATGCATCGAATTCTTTATCGTGAGTCTCTTCAATTCTTGAACATGGATACGGAAGCGGATTCAGGATCCGGCGGACTGGATTATCTTAAAACCTACATCGATTCTAAAATTTCGGCAGAGATGGAAGCGCCCGGTAGAAAAGAAATTTCCGGTCACGAAATTATTTTGGATCCGGATAAGACTTTCAATACCGATCGCATTCTCAAAGCGAAGTGCAAGATGTTTGTGAGCAACAGAACGAAAGCGATAGAATGGGAAACTTCTTTCGCAACACCTAAATAG